A single genomic interval of Salmo trutta chromosome 13, fSalTru1.1, whole genome shotgun sequence harbors:
- the LOC115206010 gene encoding CAP-Gly domain-containing linker protein 3 isoform X1, whose translation MTKEQTAEVEEEAQPASEYQSPVHEPRKRPMVHPSAQAPLPKDYVFTFFDPNDPACLEILLDPRTTIPELFAIIRQWVPQVQHKIDLIGNEILKRGCHVNDRDGLTDMTLLHYSCKAGAHGVGDPAAALRLSNQLISLGADVSLRSRWTNMNALHYAAYFDVPELIRILLKASKPRVLNSTCSDFHHGTALHIAASNLCLGSVQCLLEHGANPTVRNDKGQGPAEVVPDPMDMTLDKAEAAMVAKELKQLLLDSVPLSCNLPRATLLNYDNIPGNLMLTSIGLKLGDRVVLDDMKLPKQSSSDEIDISALHHLKQTGTLRFCGTTEFASGQWVGVELDEPEGKNDGSVGGVRYFICPPKLGIFAPVSKIAKAVELAPSVTSTPKTPRMDFSRVTGKNKKEKKEIMEREKALRKKSMSVASLDPDGVKVELGDQVLVAGVKQGIIRYYGKTDFAPGYWFGVELEQPTGKHDGSVFGVRYFTCLPKYGVFAPPSRVQRICGSKDGQSGDGTMVKKVHQVSMNQPKRKFNAVRSPKDITSESSISRLLFCCWFPWMLRAEMQS comes from the exons TCTTCACATTCTTTGACCCAAATGATCCTGCGTGTCTGGAGATCCTGCTGGATCCGCGCACCACCATCCCAGAGCTGTTTGCCATCATCCGTCAGTGGGTCCCACAGGTCCAGCACAAGATCGACCTCATCGGAAACGAG ATCTTGAAGCGTGGTTGCCATGTCAACGACCGTGACGGACTGACAGACATGACCTTGCTCCACTACAGTTGCAAAGCCGGGGCCCATGGAGTTG GTGACCCTGCCGCTGCCCTCAGGCTGTCCAATCAGCTAATTTCCCTGGGGGCAGACGTGAGTCTCCGCAGCCGCTGGACCAACATGAACGCCCTGCACTACGCCGCCTACTTCGACGTGCCAGAGCTGATTCGCATTCTCCTCAAGGCCTCCAAACCCAGAG tgCTGAATTCCACCTGCAGTGACTTCCACCATGGCACAGCCCTGCACATCGCTGCCTCCAACCTGTGTCTGGGGTCCGTCCAGTGTCTGCTAGAGCATGGAGCCAACCCCACTGTCAGG AATGATAAGGGCCAGGGGCCGGCCGAGGTGGTCCCTGACCCCATGGACATGACTCTGGACAAAGCGGAGGCGGCCATGGTGGCCAAGGAGCTGAAGCAGCTGCTGCTGGACTCTGTGCCCCTCAGCTGCAACCTGCCCCGCGCCACCCTGCTCAACTACGACAACATCCCTGGCAATCTAATGCTCACCTCCATCGGCCTGAAACTGGGCGACCGCGTGGTGCTGGACGacatgaag CTGCCCAAACAATCGAGCAGTGATGAAATTGACATCTCAGCTCTGCATCACCTGAAGCAG ACGGGCACCCTGCGCTTCTGTGGGACCACGGAGTTCGCCAGTGGCCAATGGGTAGGGGTGGAGCTGGACGAGCCAGAGGGCAAGAACGACGGAAGTGTGGGGGGGGTGCGTTACTTCATCTGCCCCCCCAAATTGG GTATCTTTGCTCCAGTGTCAAAAATCGCCAAAGCTGTTGAGCTGGCCCCCTCTGTCACCTCCACACCCAAGACGCCCCGCATGGACTTCTCCCGCGTCACAGGAAAGAACAAGAAAGAAAAGAAGGaaataatggagagagagaaag CTCTGAGGAAGAAGTCTATGTCCGTGGCCAGTCTGGACCCAGATGGGGTGAAGGTGGAACTTGGAGACCAGGTGCTGGTTGCTGGTGTGAAGCAGGGAATCATACGCTATTACGGAAAGACAGACTTTGCCCCAG gttacTGGTTTGGTGTGGAGCTGGAGCAGCCCACAGGAAAGCATGACGGGTCTGTTTTTGGTGTCCGCTACTTCACCTGCCTGCCCAAGTACGGCGTCTTTGCACCCCCATCTCGGGTACAGAG AATCTGCGGATCAAAGGACGGTCAGAGCGGCGATGGCACGATGGTGAAAAAAGTCCACCAGGTGTCTA TGAACCAGCCAAAGCGTAAATTCAACGCGGTGAGGTCACCTAAGGACATCACGTCTGAGAGTTCAATATCCAG GTTGCTGTTCTGCTGTTGGTTCCCCTGGATGCTGCGAGCTGAGATGCAGTCCTAA
- the LOC115206010 gene encoding CAP-Gly domain-containing linker protein 3 isoform X2 encodes MTKEQTAEVEEEAQPASEYQSPVHEPRKRPMVHPSAQAPLPKDYVFTFFDPNDPACLEILLDPRTTIPELFAIIRQWVPQVQHKIDLIGNEILKRGCHVNDRDGLTDMTLLHYSCKAGAHGVGDPAAALRLSNQLISLGADVSLRSRWTNMNALHYAAYFDVPELIRILLKASKPRVLNSTCSDFHHGTALHIAASNLCLGSVQCLLEHGANPTVRNDKGQGPAEVVPDPMDMTLDKAEAAMVAKELKQLLLDSVPLSCNLPRATLLNYDNIPGNLMLTSIGLKLGDRVVLDDMKTGTLRFCGTTEFASGQWVGVELDEPEGKNDGSVGGVRYFICPPKLGIFAPVSKIAKAVELAPSVTSTPKTPRMDFSRVTGKNKKEKKEIMEREKALRKKSMSVASLDPDGVKVELGDQVLVAGVKQGIIRYYGKTDFAPGYWFGVELEQPTGKHDGSVFGVRYFTCLPKYGVFAPPSRVQRICGSKDGQSGDGTMVKKVHQVSMNQPKRKFNAVRSPKDITSESSISRLLFCCWFPWMLRAEMQS; translated from the exons TCTTCACATTCTTTGACCCAAATGATCCTGCGTGTCTGGAGATCCTGCTGGATCCGCGCACCACCATCCCAGAGCTGTTTGCCATCATCCGTCAGTGGGTCCCACAGGTCCAGCACAAGATCGACCTCATCGGAAACGAG ATCTTGAAGCGTGGTTGCCATGTCAACGACCGTGACGGACTGACAGACATGACCTTGCTCCACTACAGTTGCAAAGCCGGGGCCCATGGAGTTG GTGACCCTGCCGCTGCCCTCAGGCTGTCCAATCAGCTAATTTCCCTGGGGGCAGACGTGAGTCTCCGCAGCCGCTGGACCAACATGAACGCCCTGCACTACGCCGCCTACTTCGACGTGCCAGAGCTGATTCGCATTCTCCTCAAGGCCTCCAAACCCAGAG tgCTGAATTCCACCTGCAGTGACTTCCACCATGGCACAGCCCTGCACATCGCTGCCTCCAACCTGTGTCTGGGGTCCGTCCAGTGTCTGCTAGAGCATGGAGCCAACCCCACTGTCAGG AATGATAAGGGCCAGGGGCCGGCCGAGGTGGTCCCTGACCCCATGGACATGACTCTGGACAAAGCGGAGGCGGCCATGGTGGCCAAGGAGCTGAAGCAGCTGCTGCTGGACTCTGTGCCCCTCAGCTGCAACCTGCCCCGCGCCACCCTGCTCAACTACGACAACATCCCTGGCAATCTAATGCTCACCTCCATCGGCCTGAAACTGGGCGACCGCGTGGTGCTGGACGacatgaag ACGGGCACCCTGCGCTTCTGTGGGACCACGGAGTTCGCCAGTGGCCAATGGGTAGGGGTGGAGCTGGACGAGCCAGAGGGCAAGAACGACGGAAGTGTGGGGGGGGTGCGTTACTTCATCTGCCCCCCCAAATTGG GTATCTTTGCTCCAGTGTCAAAAATCGCCAAAGCTGTTGAGCTGGCCCCCTCTGTCACCTCCACACCCAAGACGCCCCGCATGGACTTCTCCCGCGTCACAGGAAAGAACAAGAAAGAAAAGAAGGaaataatggagagagagaaag CTCTGAGGAAGAAGTCTATGTCCGTGGCCAGTCTGGACCCAGATGGGGTGAAGGTGGAACTTGGAGACCAGGTGCTGGTTGCTGGTGTGAAGCAGGGAATCATACGCTATTACGGAAAGACAGACTTTGCCCCAG gttacTGGTTTGGTGTGGAGCTGGAGCAGCCCACAGGAAAGCATGACGGGTCTGTTTTTGGTGTCCGCTACTTCACCTGCCTGCCCAAGTACGGCGTCTTTGCACCCCCATCTCGGGTACAGAG AATCTGCGGATCAAAGGACGGTCAGAGCGGCGATGGCACGATGGTGAAAAAAGTCCACCAGGTGTCTA TGAACCAGCCAAAGCGTAAATTCAACGCGGTGAGGTCACCTAAGGACATCACGTCTGAGAGTTCAATATCCAG GTTGCTGTTCTGCTGTTGGTTCCCCTGGATGCTGCGAGCTGAGATGCAGTCCTAA
- the LOC115206010 gene encoding CAP-Gly domain-containing linker protein 3 isoform X3, which produces MTKEQTAEVEEEAQPASEYQSPVHEPRKRPMVHPSAQAPLPKDYVFTFFDPNDPACLEILLDPRTTIPELFAIIRQWVPQVQHKIDLIGNEILKRGCHVNDRDGLTDMTLLHYSCKAGAHGVGDPAAALRLSNQLISLGADVSLRSRWTNMNALHYAAYFDVPELIRILLKASKPRVLNSTCSDFHHGTALHIAASNLCLGSVQCLLEHGANPTVRNDKGQGPAEVVPDPMDMTLDKAEAAMVAKELKQLLLDSVPLSCNLPRATLLNYDNIPGNLMLTSIGLKLGDRVVLDDMKLPKQSSSDEIDISALHHLKQTGTLRFCGTTEFASGQWVGVELDEPEGKNDGSVGGVRYFICPPKLGIFAPVSKIAKAVELAPSVTSTPKTPRMDFSRVTGKNKKEKKEIMEREKALRKKSMSVASLDPDGVKVELGDQVLVAGVKQGIIRYYGKTDFAPGYWFGVELEQPTGKHDGSVFGVRYFTCLPKYGVFAPPSRVQR; this is translated from the exons TCTTCACATTCTTTGACCCAAATGATCCTGCGTGTCTGGAGATCCTGCTGGATCCGCGCACCACCATCCCAGAGCTGTTTGCCATCATCCGTCAGTGGGTCCCACAGGTCCAGCACAAGATCGACCTCATCGGAAACGAG ATCTTGAAGCGTGGTTGCCATGTCAACGACCGTGACGGACTGACAGACATGACCTTGCTCCACTACAGTTGCAAAGCCGGGGCCCATGGAGTTG GTGACCCTGCCGCTGCCCTCAGGCTGTCCAATCAGCTAATTTCCCTGGGGGCAGACGTGAGTCTCCGCAGCCGCTGGACCAACATGAACGCCCTGCACTACGCCGCCTACTTCGACGTGCCAGAGCTGATTCGCATTCTCCTCAAGGCCTCCAAACCCAGAG tgCTGAATTCCACCTGCAGTGACTTCCACCATGGCACAGCCCTGCACATCGCTGCCTCCAACCTGTGTCTGGGGTCCGTCCAGTGTCTGCTAGAGCATGGAGCCAACCCCACTGTCAGG AATGATAAGGGCCAGGGGCCGGCCGAGGTGGTCCCTGACCCCATGGACATGACTCTGGACAAAGCGGAGGCGGCCATGGTGGCCAAGGAGCTGAAGCAGCTGCTGCTGGACTCTGTGCCCCTCAGCTGCAACCTGCCCCGCGCCACCCTGCTCAACTACGACAACATCCCTGGCAATCTAATGCTCACCTCCATCGGCCTGAAACTGGGCGACCGCGTGGTGCTGGACGacatgaag CTGCCCAAACAATCGAGCAGTGATGAAATTGACATCTCAGCTCTGCATCACCTGAAGCAG ACGGGCACCCTGCGCTTCTGTGGGACCACGGAGTTCGCCAGTGGCCAATGGGTAGGGGTGGAGCTGGACGAGCCAGAGGGCAAGAACGACGGAAGTGTGGGGGGGGTGCGTTACTTCATCTGCCCCCCCAAATTGG GTATCTTTGCTCCAGTGTCAAAAATCGCCAAAGCTGTTGAGCTGGCCCCCTCTGTCACCTCCACACCCAAGACGCCCCGCATGGACTTCTCCCGCGTCACAGGAAAGAACAAGAAAGAAAAGAAGGaaataatggagagagagaaag CTCTGAGGAAGAAGTCTATGTCCGTGGCCAGTCTGGACCCAGATGGGGTGAAGGTGGAACTTGGAGACCAGGTGCTGGTTGCTGGTGTGAAGCAGGGAATCATACGCTATTACGGAAAGACAGACTTTGCCCCAG gttacTGGTTTGGTGTGGAGCTGGAGCAGCCCACAGGAAAGCATGACGGGTCTGTTTTTGGTGTCCGCTACTTCACCTGCCTGCCCAAGTACGGCGTCTTTGCACCCCCATCTCGGGTACAGAGGTAA
- the dharma gene encoding dharma, producing MDATKPSNFSIERILGAEVGPSYTTGAESSQHVGCLSGTFHHGHPNPQIENRKYCMPRDLTTAHMLQVPTISHTFDSSSSYLSYGSFHCHHADINLCPTATQNRVFNDERGPQPLCTYLDQGGNQINRGRMRTVFTDSQTKQLDHLFEQTNYPGVEGRAELARNMGLTEESVRVWFKNRRARRKRQKSSTKAESPDLATSKRDWPTVYNKRSFQGNSFS from the exons ATGGATGCGACCAAACCCTCAAACTTCAGCATTGAACGCATTTTAGGCGCCGAAGTGGGACCTTCTTACACAACTGGAGCCGAATCTTCACAACATGTTGGATGTTTGTCTGGCACCTTCCACCATGGACACCCAAATCCACAAATTGAAAACCGGAAATATTGTATGCCTAGGGATTTGACAACCGCCCACATGCTGCAGGTTCCGACCATATCACACACTTTTGATTCTAGTAGCAGTTACCTTAGCTATGGATCATTTCATTGTCATCATGCAGATATAAATCTGTGTCCTACTGCAACTCAAAACAGAGTTTTCAACGATGAAAGAG GGCCTCAGCCTCTGTGCACTTACTTGGACCAAGGTGGAAACCAAATAAATCGGGGCAGAATGCGCACAGTGTTCACGGACAGCCAGACCAAACAACTGGATCACCTGTTCGAACAAACGAATTACCCCGGTGTCGAGGGACGGGCTGAACTAGCCAGGAACATGGGCCTCACGGAGGAAAGCGTTAGG GTATGGTTCAAAAACCGTCGTGCGCGCCGAAAGAGGCAGAAGAGCAGCACCAAGGCCGAATCCCCAGACCTGGCTACTTCGAAAAGAGACTGGCCAACAGTCTACAACAAGCGCAGCTTTCAGGGAAACAGCTTCTCGTGA